A single window of Halobacillus naozhouensis DNA harbors:
- the cyoE gene encoding heme o synthase, with protein MDNPRTVESAASYVVSESTVRETSMIADIKSLIKVGIINSNLITTFTGFWLAMYFTGAGFASHWLTFLLTMFGTAFLIAGGCIINNWYDRDIDHIMTRTVSRPTVTGSIPLPVILSMGIGASSIGFIILLFTTIEAALFGAFGWFVYVVLYTMWSKRKYTINTVIGSFSGAVPPLIGWAAVEPGLRLEAIILFLIMFIWQTPHFLALAMKKKEDYKAAGIPMLPVVHGFKMTKRQVVVYVACLLPLPIYLVSLGSIFLTVAFALSIGWLILGLVGFLMKDDYKWAKWMFVYSLNYLTILFLTMVLVTLPVSF; from the coding sequence ATGGACAATCCTAGAACAGTTGAGTCCGCTGCTTCATATGTTGTGAGCGAGTCAACTGTCCGTGAAACTTCAATGATAGCTGACATCAAAAGCTTAATTAAAGTCGGAATAATAAACTCCAATCTGATTACAACGTTCACAGGTTTCTGGCTTGCCATGTATTTTACTGGTGCAGGCTTCGCCAGTCATTGGCTGACATTCCTATTGACCATGTTCGGAACCGCTTTCTTAATTGCGGGTGGATGTATCATCAATAACTGGTATGATAGAGATATTGATCACATCATGACACGAACGGTCAGCCGCCCTACTGTAACGGGTTCAATTCCATTGCCAGTGATTTTATCGATGGGTATTGGCGCTTCAAGCATCGGTTTTATTATACTTTTATTCACGACCATAGAAGCTGCCCTCTTTGGAGCATTTGGCTGGTTTGTTTATGTGGTGCTGTACACCATGTGGTCTAAAAGGAAATACACGATCAACACGGTAATTGGAAGCTTTTCCGGTGCTGTTCCGCCATTAATCGGGTGGGCTGCCGTTGAACCGGGATTACGTTTAGAAGCTATTATCTTGTTTTTAATTATGTTTATCTGGCAAACTCCTCATTTTTTAGCTTTAGCTATGAAGAAGAAAGAGGATTACAAAGCAGCTGGAATTCCAATGCTGCCTGTTGTTCATGGGTTTAAAATGACCAAAAGGCAAGTGGTCGTTTATGTAGCTTGTTTATTGCCATTACCAATTTACTTAGTTTCTCTGGGAAGCATCTTTTTAACGGTGGCCTTCGCTCTGTCTATCGGCTGGCTGATACTGGGTTTAGTCGGGTTCTTGATGAAGGACGATTATAAGTGGGCCAAGTGGATGTTTGTTTATTCCTTGAACTATTTGACAATCCTATTCTTAACGATGGTGCTTGTCACATTGCCTGTTTCTTTTTAA
- the coxB gene encoding cytochrome c oxidase subunit II, which yields MRGWMGKFRSLILFGALTLFLSGCGVENMTALKPEGYGANLLFDLMMISIAIMLFVFIIVMAIYTFVLIRYRQKKGQEDYIPKQTEGNKALEMIWTVIPIILLLVLAVPTVQATFDLADTGAKNDEDAITIEVTGNQYWWHFNYKGQEITTSQDLYIPTGERVYLDLKSSDVIHSFWVPSIAGKMDTNPGENVNSMYLEAFEEGVYWGQCAELCGPSHSLMDFKVIAVSPEEFDQWVKDMQNVDPEAEPKTASAKEGQELFNNNCMSCHAIGSGGAGIAPNLTNFGNRTMIAGILEPTKENLVNWIVNPDEIKPGNQMPANLVSEEEASKIADYLLQLKHSEVTPDSAGDNNQK from the coding sequence ATGAGAGGTTGGATGGGAAAGTTCCGTTCCTTGATCTTATTTGGCGCATTAACCCTATTCCTTTCGGGATGCGGGGTTGAGAATATGACTGCACTAAAGCCAGAAGGATATGGAGCGAATTTATTATTTGATCTTATGATGATCAGTATTGCGATAATGCTCTTTGTGTTCATTATCGTTATGGCGATCTACACGTTTGTTTTAATTCGTTATCGTCAGAAAAAGGGACAGGAAGACTATATCCCTAAACAAACAGAAGGAAACAAAGCTTTAGAAATGATTTGGACAGTTATCCCAATTATTTTACTTCTAGTATTAGCTGTTCCTACTGTGCAAGCTACGTTTGACTTAGCGGATACAGGAGCTAAGAACGATGAGGACGCAATAACCATTGAGGTTACTGGTAATCAGTACTGGTGGCATTTTAATTATAAAGGACAGGAAATCACGACGAGTCAGGACCTTTATATTCCAACTGGTGAACGCGTATACTTAGACTTAAAATCGAGTGATGTTATTCACTCATTCTGGGTTCCTTCCATCGCAGGTAAAATGGACACGAATCCGGGCGAAAACGTAAATTCGATGTACTTAGAAGCTTTTGAAGAAGGCGTTTACTGGGGACAATGTGCTGAGCTTTGTGGTCCATCGCATTCTTTAATGGACTTTAAAGTGATTGCTGTAAGTCCTGAAGAATTTGATCAGTGGGTAAAAGACATGCAAAATGTCGATCCTGAAGCTGAGCCAAAGACAGCCTCTGCAAAAGAAGGTCAGGAATTATTTAATAACAACTGTATGAGCTGTCACGCCATTGGAAGCGGCGGTGCCGGTATTGCACCAAACCTAACCAATTTTGGCAACCGTACGATGATTGCAGGAATTCTTGAACCGACGAAAGAGAACTTGGTCAATTGGATTGTTAATCCAGATGAAATTAAGCCTGGTAACCAAATGCCGGCCAATCTGGTATCTGAAGAAGAAGCAAGCAAGATTGCAGATTACCTGCTGCAACTTAAACATTCAGAAGTTACACCTGATTCTGCAGGTGACAACAATCAAAAATAA
- the ctaD gene encoding cytochrome c oxidase subunit I, producing the protein MSTAVAQNRGLGAAIWDYLTTVDHKKIAHLYLVSGGLFFLIGGLEAMIIRIQLMEPSNNFISAGLYNEMITMHGTTMIFLAAMPIIFALMNAVVPLQIGARDVAFPFLNSLGFWLFLFGGLILNISWFTGAPDAGWTNYAPLSTTSPGHGVDYYVMGLQISGAGTLIGGINFLVTIVNMRAPGMTYMRMPLFTWTVFVTSTLILFAFPALTVGLFLMMFDRMFGSAFFDVALGGNAMIWEHLFWIFGHPEVYILILPAFGAFSEIFSTFSKKRLFGYSAMVFATVLIGFLAFMVWAHHMFTVGMGPIANSIFAVATMAIAVPTGIKIFNWLFTMWGGNIRMTTAMLWSIAFIPTFTIGGMTGVMLAAAAADYQYHDTYFVVAHFHYVIVGGLVFGIFAALHYWWPKMFGQVLSEGLGKLTFWLFFIGFHLTFFIQHFLGLIGMPRRYWTYQEGQGLELGNMISTVGAFLMAIGTLVFLYNIVQTAVKGEKVSGDPWDGRTLEWAIPSPPPHYNFKQTPLVRGLDALWVEKMEGKNGMTPAEPLGDIHMPNNSILPFLMSLGLFIAGFGFIYQVDNKMWLILVFIGMGITLGSMLTRSVKDDLGHHIHKEDLEKGAGE; encoded by the coding sequence GTGAGTACTGCTGTTGCTCAAAATCGTGGACTCGGCGCTGCGATTTGGGACTATTTAACAACGGTGGACCATAAAAAGATTGCTCATCTTTATTTGGTCTCCGGAGGTTTATTTTTCCTTATCGGCGGGCTTGAAGCGATGATAATTCGAATTCAGCTTATGGAGCCTAGTAATAACTTCATATCCGCTGGACTTTATAATGAAATGATCACCATGCATGGTACAACAATGATTTTCCTGGCGGCAATGCCGATCATATTTGCTTTAATGAATGCTGTTGTACCTTTACAGATCGGAGCACGAGATGTAGCTTTTCCATTTTTGAACTCACTAGGTTTCTGGTTGTTTTTATTTGGTGGGTTAATTTTGAACATTTCCTGGTTTACGGGCGCTCCAGATGCCGGCTGGACGAACTATGCACCACTTTCGACAACCTCGCCCGGCCATGGAGTAGACTACTACGTCATGGGTCTGCAGATCTCAGGCGCTGGAACGTTGATTGGTGGTATTAACTTTCTTGTAACGATCGTTAATATGCGTGCACCCGGTATGACATATATGCGTATGCCGTTGTTTACCTGGACTGTCTTTGTAACGAGCACATTGATCCTATTTGCCTTCCCGGCATTGACTGTTGGTCTTTTCCTCATGATGTTTGACCGCATGTTTGGATCTGCATTCTTTGATGTAGCTCTTGGCGGTAACGCTATGATCTGGGAGCACTTATTCTGGATCTTTGGACACCCGGAAGTATATATTTTGATTCTTCCTGCTTTCGGTGCTTTTAGTGAAATCTTTTCTACGTTTTCTAAAAAACGCCTGTTTGGTTATTCAGCGATGGTATTTGCAACTGTATTGATCGGCTTTTTAGCCTTCATGGTTTGGGCTCACCACATGTTTACTGTGGGAATGGGTCCAATTGCGAACTCGATCTTTGCTGTAGCTACAATGGCAATTGCTGTTCCAACCGGAATTAAGATATTCAACTGGCTGTTTACGATGTGGGGCGGTAACATTCGCATGACAACCGCTATGCTCTGGTCAATCGCATTTATCCCTACCTTCACCATTGGAGGTATGACAGGGGTAATGCTGGCGGCCGCAGCAGCTGATTATCAATATCACGATACTTATTTCGTAGTAGCCCATTTCCACTATGTTATCGTTGGTGGTCTGGTGTTCGGTATTTTCGCTGCCCTCCATTACTGGTGGCCGAAAATGTTTGGGCAAGTTTTAAGTGAAGGTCTTGGTAAGTTAACTTTCTGGTTGTTCTTCATCGGATTCCATCTGACGTTCTTCATTCAGCATTTCTTAGGTCTGATTGGAATGCCGCGTCGTTACTGGACATACCAGGAAGGACAGGGACTGGAATTAGGAAACATGATCAGTACAGTCGGTGCCTTTTTAATGGCGATTGGTACTCTTGTTTTCCTCTATAACATTGTTCAAACTGCCGTAAAAGGCGAGAAAGTAAGCGGAGACCCGTGGGATGGCCGTACGCTCGAATGGGCAATTCCATCACCACCACCGCACTATAATTTCAAACAAACACCACTTGTCCGCGGTCTTGACGCCCTATGGGTGGAGAAGATGGAAGGCAAGAATGGGATGACCCCTGCTGAGCCGCTTGGTGATATTCATATGCCAAATAACTCTATTCTTCCGTTCTTAATGTCATTAGGACTGTTTATTGCAGGCTTTGGGTTCATCTATCAAGTGGACAATAAAATGTGGTTAATTCTCGTATTTATCGGAATGGGTATTACACTTGGATCCATGTTGACACGTTCAGTCAAAGATGATCTAGGTCATCATATTCATAAAGAAGATCTTGAGAAGGGGGCTGGCGAGTAA
- a CDS encoding cytochrome (ubi)quinol oxidase subunit III yields MSNEDVLNPKEMPHEPEKATLEGKNKFIGFWFFLGGETVLFACLFGTYLALNGSTMGENTPEHLFGLELVFIMTMLLLTSSLTSVYAMYHMKNNDFGKMQLWLGVTVVLGLGFLGCEIYEFMHYIHEYEFTFQSSAFGSAFYTLVGFHGGHVLFGLSWITALMIRNSRRGLNLYNAPKFYIASLYWHFIDVVWVFIFTVVYLMGKVG; encoded by the coding sequence ATGAGTAATGAGGATGTACTAAATCCAAAAGAAATGCCACATGAGCCGGAAAAAGCCACCCTTGAAGGCAAGAATAAGTTCATAGGCTTTTGGTTCTTCCTTGGCGGGGAAACCGTATTGTTTGCTTGTTTATTTGGTACGTATCTTGCATTAAACGGCTCGACTATGGGGGAGAATACTCCTGAACACCTATTTGGCTTAGAGCTCGTGTTTATTATGACGATGCTTCTATTAACAAGTTCTCTGACAAGTGTGTATGCAATGTACCATATGAAGAACAATGATTTTGGGAAAATGCAATTATGGCTTGGCGTTACAGTCGTGCTTGGACTCGGATTCCTTGGCTGTGAAATTTACGAATTCATGCACTACATTCACGAGTATGAATTCACATTCCAATCTTCGGCGTTCGGTTCTGCTTTTTACACGTTAGTTGGATTCCATGGTGGTCACGTACTATTTGGTTTATCATGGATCACTGCGTTGATGATTCGTAATTCAAGACGCGGCCTGAACCTGTATAATGCACCTAAGTTTTATATTGCAAGTTTATACTGGCACTTCATTGATGTTGTATGGGTATTTATCTTTACTGTCGTATATTTGATGGGAAAGGTGGGTTAA
- the ctaF gene encoding cytochrome c oxidase subunit IVB gives MANHSKSPSQQMDFEKKQHKEEMKQQVISFVMMILFTIVAFSMVLLEINSYFLIPTLILLAVVQVLFQLYYFMHMKNKGHDMVAMMMYGGISVAVLTIITFTTIIWW, from the coding sequence ATGGCGAATCACTCGAAATCCCCTAGTCAGCAAATGGACTTTGAGAAGAAGCAGCACAAGGAAGAAATGAAACAGCAAGTGATTAGTTTTGTGATGATGATTCTTTTCACGATCGTGGCATTTAGTATGGTGCTGCTTGAGATTAACTCGTATTTCCTCATTCCTACATTGATCTTACTGGCAGTTGTGCAAGTTCTTTTCCAACTGTATTACTTCATGCATATGAAAAACAAAGGGCATGACATGGTTGCCATGATGATGTACGGAGGAATCAGTGTTGCCGTACTGACGATCATTACCTTTACGACTATTATCTGGTGGTAA
- the ctaG gene encoding cytochrome c oxidase assembly factor CtaG has protein sequence MWLELQIFGFRALWSPYYLLFVLVLSFLYFMITGPWRKQGETRPETRQQVMFYIGMALLYTIKGSPIDLLSHIMFTAHMIQMALYYLLFPILIIKGIPVWIWQKVFQIRGLKSVLSLLTRPLIALLLFNGVFSIYHMPQVFDYAKSSEWAHALISTGILFTAFCMWWAVYSPLEKTDRLSPILKIGYIFANGVLITPACGLIIFAGAPIYETYSQAGAWLQAMSLCVPTDVLAGISNQLSGPAFFTPMPVLHDQQLGGIVMKVSQEIIFGFIIAQIFFSWFNRERDTIDPLPSHLQTDS, from the coding sequence ATGTGGTTAGAACTACAAATATTCGGGTTTCGAGCACTATGGAGCCCTTATTATTTGCTTTTTGTTTTAGTACTTTCATTTCTTTACTTTATGATAACCGGACCGTGGCGTAAGCAGGGTGAAACAAGACCTGAAACCCGTCAGCAGGTAATGTTTTATATCGGGATGGCATTGTTATACACTATCAAGGGATCCCCGATTGACTTACTCTCTCATATAATGTTTACCGCACATATGATACAAATGGCTCTTTATTACTTATTGTTTCCAATCCTCATTATTAAAGGGATCCCTGTTTGGATTTGGCAAAAGGTTTTTCAAATACGTGGACTGAAGTCGGTTCTTAGCTTATTAACAAGGCCGTTGATTGCACTGTTATTATTTAACGGTGTATTCTCGATTTATCACATGCCACAGGTGTTTGATTATGCCAAATCGAGTGAATGGGCTCATGCGCTTATTAGTACCGGCATTTTATTCACCGCATTTTGTATGTGGTGGGCCGTGTATTCACCGCTTGAGAAAACAGATCGTTTAAGCCCTATTTTAAAGATTGGCTACATTTTTGCTAACGGTGTTTTAATTACACCAGCATGCGGGCTGATCATTTTTGCCGGCGCCCCTATCTATGAAACATATTCCCAGGCGGGTGCATGGCTGCAGGCAATGAGTTTATGTGTGCCCACAGATGTACTGGCAGGCATTTCAAATCAATTAAGTGGCCCTGCGTTTTTTACTCCAATGCCAGTGCTGCATGATCAGCAGCTGGGCGGGATTGTCATGAAAGTATCACAAGAGATCATTTTCGGCTTCATTATTGCTCAAATCTTTTTCAGCTGGTTTAATCGTGAGCGTGATACAATTGATCCATTGCCAAGCCATTTGCAAACAGACTCGTAA
- a CDS encoding DUF420 domain-containing protein: MPLLPTLSTFFIVLSAILIAIGWRLIVTNKPQAHRKAMIAASISALIFFIIYMSRTIFIGNTSFGGPDDIKIYYTIFLIFHIILATVGAVFGVVTLTLAFKRNLIKHRKIGPVTSIIWFCTAVTGVMVYLLLYVIYEGGKTTSMLKAIFGF; encoded by the coding sequence ATGCCATTATTACCCACACTAAGTACTTTTTTTATTGTACTAAGCGCGATATTAATTGCTATTGGCTGGCGGTTAATTGTTACAAATAAACCTCAAGCACATAGAAAGGCTATGATTGCTGCGTCTATCAGTGCATTGATTTTTTTCATTATTTACATGAGCCGAACTATCTTTATTGGAAATACCAGCTTCGGCGGTCCTGATGATATCAAAATATACTACACTATTTTCCTGATTTTTCATATTATCCTTGCCACAGTAGGCGCTGTGTTTGGGGTTGTGACTCTGACGTTAGCTTTTAAGCGAAATTTAATTAAGCATCGAAAAATTGGTCCAGTTACAAGCATTATCTGGTTTTGCACAGCAGTTACCGGTGTAATGGTGTACTTGTTGCTATATGTGATTTATGAAGGTGGAAAAACCACAAGCATGCTAAAGGCTATTTTTGGATTTTAA
- a CDS encoding GNAT family N-acetyltransferase, protein MEHASDRIRFIPITVKAGQLMIRNPVSFYATYGFPRNKSWPHDGLKAILPFYVELLENERSELGFGPWMMVDRRVGEILGDIGFKGQPKYGMVEIGYYVVLSKRNQGFATEAVKAMCNWAFQQSHVRTVEAQCDKRNLASQQVLFNNGFNPISEKGAIITFMKEKYSRAEKPGSTQDQHQ, encoded by the coding sequence GTGGAACATGCCTCGGACCGTATCAGGTTTATCCCGATAACTGTGAAAGCAGGCCAGCTTATGATCAGGAACCCCGTTAGTTTTTACGCTACATATGGTTTCCCGCGTAATAAATCCTGGCCTCATGATGGATTAAAAGCGATCTTGCCTTTTTACGTAGAGTTGTTAGAAAACGAGAGGTCTGAACTCGGGTTCGGTCCGTGGATGATGGTGGACCGCAGAGTGGGGGAAATACTAGGTGACATAGGATTTAAGGGGCAGCCTAAGTATGGAATGGTCGAAATTGGCTACTATGTAGTTCTTTCCAAGCGGAATCAAGGCTTCGCCACGGAAGCTGTAAAAGCGATGTGTAACTGGGCTTTTCAACAATCGCATGTTCGGACTGTTGAGGCACAATGTGACAAACGCAACCTCGCCTCCCAGCAAGTACTGTTCAACAATGGGTTTAATCCAATTTCGGAAAAAGGTGCTATTATTACTTTTATGAAAGAGAAATACAGTCGTGCTGAGAAACCTGGGTCGACGCAAGACCAGCATCAATAA
- the ytvI gene encoding sporulation integral membrane protein YtvI, with the protein MFSYLTKRQWTLILLAILFIVVGYFVLPISVPLIAALVTALFLNPSIRWIKFRLRVNRKVAVIVVFLLFLLFIGLLGTYAVTRAITQILQLADNAPAYINQINSVFIHWENNMDNFTKNMPPEFVEKVTSELMSTLDSTTQAISQKLQLGNIAAVAAKIPEYLVSFLVYLIALFLFMLEMPRLRKKLHNQLTEATSEKVKFMNARLSYVVFGFLKAQFLVSIIIFIVSLIGLLWIAPEVAIVMSLIIWVIDFIPIIGSIVILGPWSLYMFITGDIPLGTQLAVLAIILLAIRRTVEPKVMGSHIGLSPLATLIAMYLGLQLIGLAGFILGPLTLIAFNSAKEAGIIKWNLKL; encoded by the coding sequence TTGTTCAGCTATCTTACTAAGCGTCAATGGACACTTATCCTGCTTGCAATCCTGTTCATCGTTGTAGGGTATTTTGTTTTACCCATATCTGTGCCGCTAATTGCTGCACTCGTCACTGCCTTGTTTTTAAATCCTTCCATACGATGGATCAAGTTTCGACTTCGAGTGAATAGGAAAGTGGCAGTGATTGTGGTATTTCTGCTATTTCTACTCTTCATTGGATTACTGGGAACATACGCTGTCACCAGAGCGATCACTCAGATCCTTCAATTGGCTGACAATGCTCCTGCCTACATTAACCAAATTAACAGTGTGTTTATTCATTGGGAAAATAATATGGATAACTTCACAAAGAATATGCCTCCAGAATTCGTCGAGAAAGTAACAAGTGAATTAATGAGTACACTTGATTCAACCACTCAGGCGATCAGTCAAAAATTACAGCTTGGAAATATTGCTGCAGTAGCCGCAAAAATCCCTGAGTATCTAGTGAGCTTCCTTGTCTATCTGATTGCTTTATTTTTATTTATGCTGGAAATGCCGCGACTCAGAAAAAAATTACACAACCAGCTTACCGAAGCCACTTCGGAAAAAGTAAAATTCATGAACGCCCGCTTATCTTATGTTGTGTTTGGATTTTTAAAAGCACAATTCCTAGTCAGTATTATCATTTTCATCGTTTCTCTCATTGGATTGTTGTGGATTGCCCCTGAAGTAGCCATTGTCATGTCGCTGATCATCTGGGTAATTGACTTCATCCCGATCATCGGATCAATCGTGATCTTAGGACCATGGTCGTTATATATGTTTATCACAGGTGATATCCCACTTGGAACACAGCTGGCTGTATTAGCGATCATCCTGCTTGCTATACGTAGAACGGTTGAACCAAAAGTTATGGGCAGTCACATTGGTCTGTCCCCGCTAGCTACCTTAATCGCCATGTATCTCGGGCTCCAGCTTATCGGGCTTGCTGGCTTTATCCTAGGACCGCTCACACTGATCGCCTTTAACTCTGCAAAAGAAGCCGGAATCATTAAGTGGAATTTAAAATTATAA
- a CDS encoding YugN family protein: MKLEGTGIDGLVIDIKRLTMIMESNGFILGGSWDYERVSYDYKVDSPEKNKTFYIRIQGYALEGDVDKGNAVIQLVTPLLGKHHYPHGVEYGEQEGFSSSIIDKATNLVKKLQEHVAEHQTT; this comes from the coding sequence ATGAAATTAGAAGGTACTGGAATCGATGGATTAGTAATTGACATTAAACGACTCACTATGATTATGGAAAGTAATGGGTTTATTTTGGGCGGCTCATGGGATTACGAAAGAGTCAGCTATGATTACAAAGTTGACTCCCCAGAGAAGAATAAAACGTTCTATATCCGCATACAAGGATATGCGCTGGAAGGTGACGTAGATAAAGGTAATGCCGTTATCCAGCTGGTGACTCCGCTTCTAGGGAAGCACCACTATCCACATGGCGTAGAATATGGAGAACAAGAAGGGTTTTCTTCAAGCATCATTGATAAAGCAACCAATTTAGTTAAGAAACTACAAGAACACGTAGCCGAACACCAAACAACATAA
- a CDS encoding CBS domain-containing protein translates to MKTVKDVMTSDVSVCQTSDTLFDAASMMKQQNVGAVPICDDSGHLMGMVTDRDLVIRGYADKNPDSTPIQQVMSEHLYHISPDTTLEEAGQMMAEHQVRRLPVVENGKLTGIIALGDLSLDQKSDHAAGVALHDISERPELH, encoded by the coding sequence ATGAAGACCGTTAAAGATGTAATGACGAGTGATGTATCTGTTTGTCAAACGAGTGATACCTTATTCGATGCAGCTTCTATGATGAAACAGCAAAATGTTGGAGCCGTGCCTATTTGTGATGATAGTGGCCATTTAATGGGAATGGTAACCGATAGAGACTTAGTGATCCGGGGATATGCTGATAAGAATCCAGATTCTACACCTATCCAGCAAGTGATGAGTGAGCATCTGTACCATATCAGTCCAGACACGACCCTTGAGGAAGCCGGACAAATGATGGCCGAGCATCAAGTACGCCGACTGCCTGTCGTTGAAAATGGAAAATTGACAGGGATTATTGCGCTTGGTGATTTGTCCCTTGATCAAAAATCAGATCATGCTGCTGGTGTAGCATTACACGACATTTCAGAGCGTCCAGAGCTTCATTAA